A section of the Pan paniscus chromosome 7, NHGRI_mPanPan1-v2.0_pri, whole genome shotgun sequence genome encodes:
- the TSNARE1 gene encoding t-SNARE domain-containing protein 1 isoform X28, with translation MAQRGSKQQSPQAPFAELADEKVFNGSDNMWQGQEQALLPDITEEDLEAIRLREEAILQMESNLLDVNQIIKDLASMVSEQGEAVGSSSSKAICRQSCSPEPAAAALLLGAGLGSTPLRPGPHSRTKTRKPNFSPQETEVLVQRVRRHYPLLFGALRGTPARKHRVWSRILQAVNALGYCRRDLGDLKHKWRDLRGAVRKKLAEGGPAPGLLLTPVERMVAETFSAHGPQGEGQTTEPLPTCQARCAPFRAHGPTQGPPEARRFCLVRPRLQPAAATGSKGDAGSEGDAGSVPPPAASVSPPTAPPLLLKTPCQELLRRPLHMVAHPSKQSPAGPSPSWELPEGLWERRPGSRTSSLRATEWTEGPSLTGQAGAGLKRPQWRPRQNLERWGILSCSCSRRCMRLGPMGRVGQTGWETHVDPANPVAGLGQGAWAVGLGRWAWALGLVVGLGGWAWSVGLLMGWGWRRIWVLTGLCRPGMAGSTPREATLSPAGQILAAKGPMGRGRPGLGVLHGKGRHVVWG, from the exons CAGAGTCCCCAGGCCCCGTTTGCCGAGCTGGCTGATGAGAAGGTCTTTAACGGGAGTGACAACATGTGGCAGGGCCAGGAGCAGGCGCTGCTCCCGGACATCACTGAAGAGGACCTGGAGGCCATCCGGCTGCGGGAGGAGGCCATCCTGCAGATGGAG AGCAACTTGCTGGATGTGAATCAGATCATCAAGGACTTGGCCTCCATGGTATCAGAGCAAGGAGAAGCTGTTG GGTCCAGCAGCAGCAAAGCCATCTGCCGGCAGAGCTGCAGCCCCGAGCCAGCCGCGGCGGCCCTGCTGCTGGGTGCCGGGCTGGGCTCCACACCCCTGCGGCCGGGCCCCCACTCCCGCACCAAGACACGCAAGCCCAACTTCAGCCCCCAGGAGACGGAGGTGCTGGTGCAGAGGGTGAGGCGCCACTACCCGCTGCTGTTCGGGGCGCTGCGGGGCACACCTGCCCGAAAGCACCGCGTGTGGAGCCGCATCCTGCAGGCAGTGAACGCGCTGGGCTACTGCCGCCGCGACCTGGGGGACCTCAAGCACAAGTGGCGGGACCTGCGAGGTGCTGTGCGCAAGAAGCTGGCGGAGggcggccccgcccccggcctcCTCCTCACGCCTGTGGAGcgcatggtggcagagaccttTTCCGCCCACGGTCCCCAAGGCGAGGGCCAGACCACGGAGCCCCTGCCAA CCTGTCAGGCACGCTGTGCCCCCTTCCGAGCCCACGGGCCCACTCAGGGACCACCGGAAGCCAGGCGTTTCTGTCTGGTCAGGCCTCGTCTGCAGCCCGCAGCTGCCACTGGCTCCAAGGGTGACGCTGGCTCTGAGGGTGATGCTGGCTCCGTGCCTCCTCCTGCCGCCTCCGTGTCTCCTCCCACCgcacctcctctcctcctcaAGACACCGTGCCAGGAGCTCCTTCGCCGTCCTCTGCATATGGTGGCCCACCCTTCGAAGCAGAGCCCCGCTGGACCCTCCCCTTCCTGGGAGCTGCCGGAAGGACTTTGGGAACGAAGACCCGGAAGCAGGACCAGCTCCTTGAGGGCCACAGAGTGGACAGAAGGACCCAGCCTCACAGGACAGGCAGGGGCTGGCCTCAAACGCCCCCAGTGGCGGCCACGGCAGAACTTGGAGCGCTGGGGCATCCTCAGCTGCTCCTGCTCACGGCGGTGCATGAGGCTGGGACCCATGGGCAGAGTGGGCCAGACTGGTTGGGAGACGCATGTAGACCCAGCCAACCCTGTGGCTGGGCTTGGACAAGGGGCCTGGGCTGTGGGCCTTGGGCGATGGGCCTGGGCACTAGGCCTTGTGGTGGGGCTTGGGGGATGGGCCTGGTCAGTGGGCCTCCTGATggggtggggctggaggaggaTCTGGGTCCTCACAGGCCTGTGCAGGCCAGGGATGGCTGGATCCACCCCCAGGGAGGCCACGTTGTCTCCTGCAGGGCAGATTCTTGCAGCCAAGGGTCCTATGGGCAGAGGCAGACCTGGTTTGGGGGTGCTTCATGGCAAGGGTAGACATGTCGTGTGGGGCTGA